A region of the Brachyhypopomus gauderio isolate BG-103 chromosome 11, BGAUD_0.2, whole genome shotgun sequence genome:
TGCAAGTTTCCTTACCTCAAACATTTAAAGGTCAATACACTTCACGAAGTTTTAGTTATCTGTTTAGAAACGGTCTAGTCCCTGCTAACCAAGATGAGCATTTTTTTAAAATTCCCCAGCAGATTTATGAATCAGTATGATCTGTTGAAGTCTCGGTGTCCCATCATGCTTTTGGAACGGGAGTGGCTAGACCATGGAACCCACCTGCACTCCCTCTTGCCGCAGCAAGGCCAttgtgtttgaaaatagcaaacTATGGTAAATATGTGTTTGAGGCATGAATTGAAAGCGGTTGTCTGGGCCTGAGGCTTCAAGTGAGTTGTGTTTCTAGACACACTACAGAATTTAGGTCATCATGAGTCATTTTAAGACCGCCTGTCCCCCCTCTCAGCACTTCCGCTGTTGCCCTCGTCACCCCACACCCCATCATTTCTCCTGTTCCCTCCATCCACCTCATCTTCTCGCCCCCCCCAACCCCTTTAGCTGAACAGCTGGTGGGGGGGAGGGCTTCGGTATGAACATGGGCCAGCAGTGGTGTGGTTCTCGGTGTacatgtccatgtgtgagtgtcaGTAGGTGGGCTTAGGGTGTGcttttgtttgtctttttacATTTCTTCTGTGGACTTGCAGTATATGGAGAATAATAGAAAATCTTAAGCAGGGCAGATTTGTTATTGCTCTTCTGTATGTTATGTACATTTCATCATGCCACAGCTAAAACACAGACGTGATTGTTTAGTTGTGTTTGCACGCACTGAAATACAATCATGGCGACGGCGCATTTCTTAAATGAATGGTTTTGTGGTTCTTTTTTTTTGCTCGTGTGTGCCATTTTGAAATGCAATCCAAACATAGGAATGAAATCCAGGCAGGTATCACATTTCACTGTCTCCACACAGTAAAGGTGACACACGAACACCATACCCTCCATGTTACAGGCCATGACTCCACCTAAAGGCCCAGACATTGAGTGCCAAAATGAAATGAAGTCAACCATCCAATCACAGCCTTGAGCTGTCTCATCATTGATCTGACTGATGTAGGAGACCAATCTAGTTTGATGGTATTAGAAAAGGTGGCGTTCACATAGTGTAAAGAAATAATCTATTGCAGAGTTGTAGCGTCGCTGAGAATTATATCTTCAGAGCGGTGCTGTAACATGGCATGAGACTGGTGGAAGTAATCTAAGGCCTAGAATAGTCTGTTGAAACAGTAAAGACCGTTCACAGCATTCATGTGCTGCTCAAACACGGTAATGTTACCATGCTATCGGTCAGACTATCGACTCTATTCTGAAAATTGTTCTGTCCCAGATTACCCTTTAGGTGGTTGAGTTCATTTAAGATGTAGACTTTTAGGAAATCAGTATGTGGTCAGTCTCAGAGGGGAAATGCATTGAATTGCATTTGAGTCACCTttacagatggagagagtgaaatGTAATAGCTACCTGGGGTTCATTCCTAGGTTTGGATTGTATTTCAAAATGGCACAGAAAAAGAAAGGCAATGATTATTTCATTGCATTCAAAACTATTAAGCAAAGCGATGTCCTCGATTTAATTGTGGCATGAAATGCTCTAATTATAGAAAGCCAAATGCAGTTTGCATTACAAAGTTATTGTATATGCATTAGGACCAGTGTTGGTCTTCCATAGGTGTGACCTGATAGTCTAATGGACGTGTCATGTGAATATACATTGGAAATATACATAAGAAATTTAAGCATGTTATTCTCTACAGGCGGTACCTAAAATGTATCCACGCTCAAACAATTAGAGGCATTTCACCTTATTGATTactaattattaaaatgaaagTCTTTAGAACTTTTAATTGTAGGATTTGCACTAGATTTGTACTAGAAATGTAACACTTGTTCTTTTAGATAGCGGAAAGTGCTACATTTATAAATAAGACTGCCTGATTATTTTATTTCAGTGAAGAGTTGTAGTAGTCCAGACCATGCCGTGTAAACGTGACCTGTGAGGTCGTCGTTTTTCATGCTTGCCCAAGATGTTTTCCGGCAGTGGTCCAAGTCCCGTGGGGGCGTTCCAGGGTCCAGTATCATATAATCCCCAGCTCTCACTGCGCCGAACTGTttctaataaataaatcacGGACCCAGTAATCAATATGGCTAGAACCATTAAAGCTTGACTTTACATGTTTGATTAAAGCTGGGATTCTTTCCAAACCCATTTGTAATTTCTGATTGTCAGCTTTTGCTGTCCCGCTCAAGTTTGCTTAGCCGGAGATTTACCTAAATATGGCATGCCGAAGCTAAGAATTTAGATTTTCTTATGGGTCACTGGTCTGACAAGCTGCCTGACATTCGgctgacattttaaatggtagAGGTAAGCACTGACTAACTGGTGAAGCATGAAACTGGGTCCAGTAATTGCTAAATGTGATCAAGCCGGGTAGTTCCCAGCTAGTAAACGCTCTCCTGTGTTCATACATTTTGCAGTGAAAGTCTCTTCAGCTTGGCCGTCGCTTCTTCTCCCTTAGGCATTCGCCCCCCCATCCTCAACGGGCCCATGCACCCCCGGCCGCTGGTGGCCCTGCTGGACGGGCGAGACTGCACGGTGGAGATGCCAATCCTGAAGGACGTGGCCACCGTGGCCTTCTGCGACGCCCAGTCCACCCAGGAGATCCACGAGAAGGTACGTGAACAGAACGACGGCACGGTGTGTTCTTTCCACAGTACACCGAGGATCCTTTTGGCGGTTTTGCAGTGAAAGTGTCCTTCAATCTGGGTTCCAGGTTCTTAACGAGGCCGTAGCCGCGCTACTCTACCACACCATCACGCTCTCGCGAGACGACCTGGACAAGTTCAAAGGGCTCCGGGTGATTGTGAGAATCGGGAGTGGATACGATAACGTCGACGTTAAAGCCGCGGCAGAGCTCGGTCCGTGTCACATTAGAGTCTTTGAGCTAGTTATTTTGCTGCTATGGTCAATGGTCACAGTATCTGGATAAGACGCGTCACTTTTCTGTGATCCGATTCCTGTTATTGCTGCTTTTCTGATTGATAATAGTTAACCCAGTGAGTAAATCTTGAACGTTTCACACTCTGTCGAACTGTCTTTTGAACATGACAAAAATCCGGTTTGCGAGTCTTTTACGTTTGACGGTACCCCCGTCTTGTGTAAACAGGCATAGCTGTGTGTAACGTGCCTGCGGCGTCCGTGGAGGAGACGGCGGACACGGCCATGTGCCTGATTCTGAACCTGTACCGGCGGGTCACCTGGATGCACCAGGCCTTGCGCGAGGGCACACGAGCCTCCAGTGTGGAGCAGATCAGGGAGGTGGCTGGCGGTGCCGCCCGCATTCGGGGAGAGACCCTGGGCATCATCGGCCTCGGTGAGCGCCCGTCTGTTCTGCCCTATTGGAGATGCTGGAATCGGTCGAGAACGCCTGTTGCGCTGTTTCCTGACCTACTGaagctgtgtgtttgtttttaggAGATAATTTCAGAAGATTCAgataatggttttttttttttttttgtgtaacCCAGTTACAAATACAACTATCACTTGACTTGCTTTATGTGTTTCTTGTTTGTGCTTTTCACGTTCGTTCCTTTGGGTTTCTGCTCTTGGTCAATCGTGGGTTTGGATTGCAGCTTTGCATTAGCTGCAGTTGAAAGGGCAGATAAATGTTTTTTAATCGTAGAGAGAAATGATCAGGTCAGTGCAGCATGACGTCTGACACTGACCTTTTGTGTTGTAGGACGTGTGGGTCAGGCTGTTGCTTTGAGGGCGAAGGCCTTTGGTTTCGGAGTGATCTTCTACGACCCGTACCTTCCCGAGGGCGTGGAGAAGTCCCTGGGGCTCCAGCGCATGGCCACACTGCAGGACCTGCTCATCCACTCGGACTGTGTTTCCCTTCACTGCAGTTTAAACGAGCACAACCACCACCTTATCAACGACTTCACCATCAAACAGGTCAATAACACGCACACGTCAACACATCAACCAATCAAACAGGTCAATAACACGCACACGTCAACACGTCAACCAATCAATGACTCCCAGAGTCAGAGAGGTAAAATACACCACCTAGTCTTTCATCAGACTGATAACCCCCAAACCTAGTCACATTCTGAACATTATCACAAAGGTGCTATacaagtgtacacacacacacatacacaaatatattatataacaCTGATACTGGACCGTCATGTATTTGGTTATGATGATAAAGTGCACTAGTTCATTAACTAGTTACACTTAATACATTATCCGTTGaattgccagcaattagcaagtGCATACTTCACACTTTGCATGGCCCAGTAATTGTAGACTCACCATGAAATCACCCTCACGTTGACGTGGTCCACTGGTTGGTGGTGTACATCACCACGGTGACACCACCCTCACGTTGACGTGGTGTACATCACCACGGTGACACCACCCTCACGTTGACGTGCTCCACTGGTTGGTGGTGTACATCCACCACGGTGACACCACCCTCACGTTGACGTGTACATCCACCACGGTGACACCACCCTCACGTTGACGTGTACATCCACCACGGTTACACCACCCTCACGTTGACGTGCTCCACTGGTTGGTGGTGTACATCCACCACGGTTACACCACCCTCACGTTGACGTGCTCCACTGGTTGGTGGTGTACATCCACCACGGTGACACCACCCTCACGTTGACGTGCTCCACTGGTTGGTGGTGTACATCACCAGGGTTACACCACCCTCACGTTGACGTGCTCCACTGGTTGGTGTTCCAGATGCGACAGGGTGCGTTCCTGGTGAACACTGCGCGAGGGGGGCTGGTGGATGAGAAAGCCCTCGCTCAGGCTCTCAAAGAGGGCAGAATAAGGGGAGCAGCTCTGGACGTCCACGAGACAGAAcccttcaggtgtgtgtgtgtgtgtgtgtgtgtgtgacagaaccctgtgagtgagtgagacagatcaggtgtgtgagtgagtgagacagaacccgtcaggtgtgtgtgtgagcgagagagagacagggcccttcaggtgagtgtatgtgtgtgagacagaacccttcaggtgtgtgagtgtgagagagagagagagagacagggcccttcaggtgagtgtgtgtgagtgagagagagagagacagaacccttcaggtgtgtgtgtgtgtgtgtgagggagagagacagggcccttcaggtgagagtgtgtgtgtgagagagagagagagagagagagagagagagacagggcccttcaggtgtgtgtgtgtgtgtgagagagagagagacaaagccCTGTGggtgggttttgtgtgtgtctgtgtgagactgagagagaacCCTTTGTGAGCCAGTGTGTATACAGAAGTAGGTGGCTGAGTATGTCTTCCTGTAATGGATAGATGGTGGGCTAGAAGGTCTTTTAGGTGAGCTTTAagtgtgggtggatgagagAGGAAAATGGAACTCCTtacctgaggtgtgtgtgagtgagagatcTGGAACCCTTTAGATAAGATCTGTGTGAGATATGGTGTGTAAGAGATAACGGAGAGTTTATCTTAACAGGGCTGCCGTGTGTTAACATACGCTCTGTGATTGCCATCATGTTTCTGTCACTCCCCGCCTCTCCAGTTTCAGCCAGGGTCCGCTGAAGGACGCCCCCAACCTGATCTGCACGCCCCACACGTCCTGGTACAGCGAGCAGGCCTCCATCGAGGCCCGGGAGGAGGCGGCACGGGAAGTCCGCAGGGCCATCACGGGTGAGCAGAGCTCCGTCACCCCAAGCCCTCTCCACACTTCTCGCGGTCCCAGTGCTCCCATCGGCTCACTCTCCGTTTTGTGCAGGTCGTATTCCAGATAGTCTGAAGAACTGTGTGAATAAGGAGTACCTGATGGCTGCTTCTCAGTGGCCGTCCATGGACGCAGCCACCGTGCACTCTGAACTTAATGGAGCCGGAGGCTACAGGTGAATGTAAAACTTACGATGAACGATTTAACGATTTAAAATATTCGCTTTCTTTATGCagaaggcttgtgtgtgtgtgtgtgtgtgtgtgtgtgtgtgtgtgtgtgtgtgtgtgtgtgtgtgtgtgtgtgtgtgtgctgtttccaTTCCCTtctcgtctcgtttttattttTCTAAACTAATGCCGTAAACCCTAATGTTGAGATCATGTGCTCCATCTCAGGTTTCCTGCTGGTCTGATTGGTGTAGCTCCGGGTGGCCTGCCCGGGGCAGGAGTGGAGGGCATGGTGGCGGGCACTTTGCCCCTGGCCCATGCCATCGCCCCAGTCTCACACCCACCGCACACCCCCTCACCCGTGCAGCCTTCCAAGGCGGAGGCTGACAGAGACGTCCCTTCTGACCAATAGCGTCCCAACACATTCCGTCGACACCCCAGCGATACCCTTTCACGCTTTGTAGGGCTGAACCCATACCGACGCCCTGCTTCGATGTGACCCCGGGTCAACCCAGTTCAACAGAACACAAGTCTAAACCCAGAAGTGACCCGCTGAaaaacattgtttttgttttttccccccCCTCCCTCGTCGTACCCTCttcacaccccaccctcacttGTGCAGTAAGCAATAACTCTTTCTCAAGGATTAAGTAATtgggttgatttttttttttttttttttttgacatctaaaaccttttttccttttttaaattCTTCTCTGGATTAGTCGGAGTTTATTTGAGTAGTGTCTCTTCTACCTGACTTCTTTCTGTCCAGCTGTTTTAAAGTGTAGTGAAGCAAGCATGACCCTTTCTCccaacccccacacctccatttTGTGATCTTTCACTTCCTTCCTTTACCATAGTGTGGAACAGCAAAGCAAGGTCAAAAACGGTGGCTTACGTctttggacttttttttaaaATTTCCTTCACGGTTCCAAGGGACAGCCAACATCAGCAACTTGTTCCCAAGCTCGACTAGAACGATGAATTCGAATGGGCTCTGTGATCCGCGCGTGGTTCTTGGTCACTCGGGCCACGGGGCAAAGCTCAAACTGTGGTTTTCCACTCTTCACACCTAGTGGGGCGTCCTAGAGGACTCCGTTTAGTCACCAGTGTGGAAGGCGGAGGCTCTCCTGGAACTTTTTAGGGATTTGTTCAGTCGTGTACTTC
Encoded here:
- the ctbp1l gene encoding C-terminal-binding protein 1 isoform X1; this translates as MALMDKHKVKRQRLDRICEGIRPPILNGPMHPRPLVALLDGRDCTVEMPILKDVATVAFCDAQSTQEIHEKVLNEAVAALLYHTITLSRDDLDKFKGLRVIVRIGSGYDNVDVKAAAELGIAVCNVPAASVEETADTAMCLILNLYRRVTWMHQALREGTRASSVEQIREVAGGAARIRGETLGIIGLGRVGQAVALRAKAFGFGVIFYDPYLPEGVEKSLGLQRMATLQDLLIHSDCVSLHCSLNEHNHHLINDFTIKQMRQGAFLVNTARGGLVDEKALAQALKEGRIRGAALDVHETEPFSFSQGPLKDAPNLICTPHTSWYSEQASIEAREEAAREVRRAITGRIPDSLKNCVNKEYLMAASQWPSMDAATVHSELNGAGGYRFPAGLIGVAPGGLPGAGVEGMVAGTLPLAHAIAPVSHPPHTPSPVQPSKAEADRDVPSDQ
- the ctbp1l gene encoding C-terminal-binding protein 1 isoform X2 is translated as MMQGIRPPILNGPMHPRPLVALLDGRDCTVEMPILKDVATVAFCDAQSTQEIHEKVLNEAVAALLYHTITLSRDDLDKFKGLRVIVRIGSGYDNVDVKAAAELGIAVCNVPAASVEETADTAMCLILNLYRRVTWMHQALREGTRASSVEQIREVAGGAARIRGETLGIIGLGRVGQAVALRAKAFGFGVIFYDPYLPEGVEKSLGLQRMATLQDLLIHSDCVSLHCSLNEHNHHLINDFTIKQMRQGAFLVNTARGGLVDEKALAQALKEGRIRGAALDVHETEPFSFSQGPLKDAPNLICTPHTSWYSEQASIEAREEAAREVRRAITGRIPDSLKNCVNKEYLMAASQWPSMDAATVHSELNGAGGYRFPAGLIGVAPGGLPGAGVEGMVAGTLPLAHAIAPVSHPPHTPSPVQPSKAEADRDVPSDQ